Genomic window (Arachis hypogaea cultivar Tifrunner chromosome 13, arahy.Tifrunner.gnm2.J5K5, whole genome shotgun sequence):
TGCCAGGTGGTCTTCCAGGATCATCAACGCTCTTTCGTGTCATGACTCTGACATCATCGACACCTGTCCCATTCAGCGTTGTCCACGTGTGTGCTGTTGACGCACTCACTCCACCACAAAagctcatcaccattctctctGCCAGCTTCAGCATACTCTTCCTCCCTTCTTGGTTTGTTATCACTAATTATTAACATCATAACATCATGCATGCCATAACTTAATTaccattgataaaaaaatattcagaaaATGAGTATTcaattttgcataatttttttttaaatttaagttgattgaaaataatatataaataattatatttttaagaatATTAGTTAGAAAATATGTTATCACAAGCAAAACATAAATCTCAAATATGTACTTGCATACCAGTTTTACTTTTGAGATAACTGAGTGTAAAAAGTTTGAACATCTTCTTTTGCAATAAATCATTATTTTTATCCACGAATATTTAGAATAATAATATGtgtatttgtgagaaaataaaattaattttatatttataaaaaactggattttttttataaaacgaGCGTTGACAGaattagttttatattttgtGAAAAAATTTATTAGTGGTCAAAATAATCTAAATATTCGTAGGTAAAAATAGCAATTTATCTTTTGATAGATATACATAGTTAAGTAAtataaaaaagaagtaaaaaaatcCAGCAAAGTAGGGATGTAAGGAAATCAGTGTTTTTTTATGAATACCTCCAACATCTACGGTAGGAACGTTTGTTGCCATGGCACTAGCAAGCCTCTCACATTGTCTATCCAAAGTTGCAACCCAACGTTTTGCACCAAATGCATGCCCAGAGTTTACAAGCTGCTTGTAAAGGTTAGGAACACCTCTATCATCCACTTCCACATGCTCAACCCATGTCACCTAATgtcaaatattaattattaacagCTGTATTTTTATACAAATACCAAGAATATTATTTGGTGTAccaatagtatttatttattttttttttgaattacctTAGAATAACCATTGGGCATTTCATGGATTAAGCAACCAGAAGGCCTTCTTCTAGATCTTGGAGTAAGACCAGGGCGCAAATGATCCAACGACACATCCACCACTGCCCAACTCCCATCTACATGCTGCTTACAATATCTCACAAAATAGCTCTCTCGAGTTGGCACAAGTGGAGAAGGTACTTGTAATTCTGCACTCATCTGCATCCATACATGCATCATCATTCATTTCATATTCAACAAGATACTCAAAACTTAGTTACTTACTTATTTAACATACATACCACTTGTAAGGCACCATTGTAGTTCCCAGCAACTCCTGTTGATAGCACTTCTATAGTTATAGCTCTTGAGACTATACCAGAGAACATTGTCGACCAATTGTTCTGAAAATAAATGTGCAAAGTCTGAGTCAAACATCAAAAACAATGGAAGCAAGAAACAAGCCCTAATAAATATCATCAGAAATGCTAAATGTAAATTACAATCTAtcgtatatttatgtataaatacataaataatttaatttatttataacatatattttatattttaatacatattttacactaataaataattttagtatacatttaacataactaaaatattatacatattaaaaaaatctaataataataataataataatgccaaaaattaattttttttattttatttatttcaattttacatCTTAAATCATAAATATTTCATTCTAAACTTTAAATTTATAAACTTTACACCAAAATCCTTTAAAGAACttgagaatttttaaaataaaaaaataaactaatattaattaactaaattaattttatggACTTTCTCCAACCCTAAATAGTAACAAAAGAGAGGTAAtactatttttattcatttttgtgTCCTACCTATTAAAGtcgataaatatttttgtacTAATGTAAAAAATTAGAGGTAACAATAGATAGGATAGAGTTTGGATCCAATCTTAATTTTACTCgagttgagatttttatataaactcaactcTATTCTATTCGCGAGTTGAGAATATCCAACCTTAATCTTACCTATTCTTAATTTGTGGGTACTCAATCCTACCCACAAATTACTAaaagatacaatattattatataacttgataataattttaaaatagaactgatttttatgtaaaaaaaaatattaaattattaattaataatattcttttaataattaaaaatcttttatatttagtaaaatgTCTTTGATTTAATAtttacttaaaatatatttttatataagtatataatatatacCTATATAAAGTGCAACTCATAATAGAAATTTATCAAGTTAGATATTTGCAGATAAAGTGCATGTTGCCACCCCTATACTGAACCTTAGATTACACATAGATGAGATAGTGTTATGTACCACTCAATTTTTTGTTTACTTGGTTACGATATATAAGATGGTGCTTAGGAAAATAATAacgataataataatgatatgcaTGAGAATGAAAAGTGAAGGATTTAGAAAGGCACTTACCACATCCATGAGAATTTCGACGAGGTTAACATGGTTCATGATAACAACAGCGGTTTCTCTAGAAGCTTCGGATCGGAACCCAGCAGGTTTGGGGCCAATTCCACGAGGGAAGGTTCTGACGTACTCATCCTCGTTGAGCACAGTGGAAGTGCCACCGTCAATGGAGGTCATTGTCAACCAAAGTGGCTCACCCATTTGTGCCATCCCAACTAGCTCCTCCATGGCTGCAACAGCCAGCTCAATTATCAGCGGCTTGTCTGCTTCCGAGGGCCCGTTTATCGACCTCAGGAAGTCTCCGGCACCACCACTGTACATGTCACTACCACCTCCAAAGCCGCCACTGCCACCGCTAACGCCGAGTTCTAGCGGCCGAGGTGGGAGGGAAGGGGAGAGGTTTGAATAGTTCACCACAGGCTTGCCTACGTACTTGGCTGCAATTGCTGAAATTCGATCAAtctgcaaataaaaataaaaatagtagaaaatgaTTGAGATActttgtttgttaagtggttttgTGGGTGTTATAAAAATGATAGATTAGTGTACTTGTGTTATACCTCTTCCCTAAGACGTGCATTTTCAAGCCTGAGGTGATGTTCATCGAATGACATTTCCCCTATGGCGGTTGGGCCACCACAACTAGGGCACGATGCATTGCTTAGTGCTTCCCTATACCTCATGTTATCTGCTCTAAGCTTCTCATTTTCCGCTCTAAGCTGTGAGTTCTCGCTCCTTTCAGTTTGAGTCTGCAACAAAATTTAACTTATTCATACACATACACTTTGTTTTTTAGTTTTCCCCCATTTGTATTATAATTTACCTTCACTTGAGTGCGTTTGTTCTGGAACCAGAACTTCACTTGCAATGGCTCTAACCCTAACTCCCTACTCAGCTCCTTCCTTTGCTTGTCATCTGGGTGAGGGCACTCCTTAAAGAAACTACAAAAAAGttaacaaataattataattcaaaatacacaacaagaatcactcatggTTTTTGTTCTCTTGCTTTATGTTATTCTACCATTTGTTCTTCTCATTAAAAATGTTAATGAAAAGCTTTTCGTGTACTTTAATCAGACATAGAACTAGTGAATTCAATGCCTATGTTATTGACACCAAATTTATAAGGTGGGTGGAgtttgtttatttaaaaaaaaaacctatatATTATTGTTAATCAGTTGAGAATTCAAGAATTAAACTTAAATTATAGACCTACTATACTCAACCCCACTTGTCAGTGATGTACTAAAATGTTTTAACTTTAGAGAGACTTCAAATTCTCAATTAAAGCATGCTATAAAAAGATAGTACTATACAGAATTTTGAAGAATGGTGgtttaatttaattgaaatttaaatgtGTGTGCATAACAACAATAATGTATCTTACGCTTCCATCTCTTGGATCTGGTGTTGGGTGTGGCGGTGATAGCGTTTCTTCTTATTAGGGCGAGGGTTTTGGTCTTCCCCAGCAGAACCaccttcaccaccaccaccacttcctCCACCACCTTCAACCTCAAGGTTCTCACTGCCGGACTTGGTGGCGCTGTCGAATAACTCGTCCTCTCGAATTCTCGGTACATCACTCTCCGATGTTGTTGTGTTCTGAGCCATATCAAAAGGATGATACTGATGATGATAGTGAAGGCCACCAACAGCTTCAGTCATGTTTGGTTGGAACATATTTCTAACAGATCTTTCAAGATTCCTCACCAACACCCTTTATGATGATAATTCTTCAATCTAAACAACAAACACAAAAGTTTTGTAGTAATTAATAACCATTGACGTTTGTACAGAGAGTTATAGACATAGGAGTAGAAATAAGTCaaagcaaaacaaaacaaaagaaaaataattgcttagtttatgcaaatttttttttataaagggTTTTAtagttattctctttttttttttttagttgggaaAAGAGAGTAATGTCAAAATAGAGTGAGAGAATAGGAAGCAACGCGGCTTTCTCGAGAAGGATATTTGCTTCGGCTTCATGGCTTGGAAATACAAATCATCAATCTATAGTAGAGTTTAGAGTGccaccaaaattaaaaatttcacttgaaaaattaattaataaaataatgtaGACAAGCGAAAATTAATTTtgcattatattttattttattttatttataataaataaatattaaataataattagtaTTAGTAAAAGAAAGTGAAACGGAAGAAAGGGGGATAGTCAACGGAAAAGGCGTTAATAAGCACCGACCTAAGAAAGACTGAGAGGTGATGAGGATCCAAACCCAGCAgcagaaacgacgtcgttttcgtAGTAATTCCTTCCAATAACCGAACGCATGTTTCTGTTTCTCGCCGGGatcatattctttcttttttcacaAACCCTCAAAACAACCAACACTCGCTACTATGGTGGACACACATATATAGAGAACACAGTGAACCTTATTTGATTTTCGGAGGTAAGGGTTCAGCTTCAGTTAGCTAGCTCTTTGATTATGTGCTTTTCTGCAAAGAATTAAAGCCAAAACATTACATTAAcgcagaaagaaaaagaagggacAAAGGGAAGAAAAACATTATACGTAAATGCAAAGAAAAATAATTGACTATTTTATTTGATACTgctgcctttttttttttacgcacAAAAATTATCAAAATCCAAACCGAATcataaaaatagacaaaataaaataaaatattttcttctgaCGACGATCTCGGAAATTCTTACAAAATATATAGGTTCTCTTTTTACtgctaaaataatatatacactTACAAAAGGGAGAGTAACTCGACTAGCTCAAAGAAATCGTGTTAGAAACCttactctttttaattcttttgtttAGCAGAATCTCGATCCTAAAGAACGTAACCTTTTTATGAACGTTATTCGAAATAATCAAAATAagtctttccatttttttctatCCCCACACTTACCAGTGATGAGAGTGCTTGTGCAGATCTGTAGTATTGGGAACAAAAGCATTTAATCAACTCGTTGAAGAAAAAGAGGAACCTTTTTGGTTCAATAGAAGAGACTTTGGAAACGGTTATAGTTTTTTTCGTTTTGGATCTTAGTATGGTAAAAGAAAGAGAGTTAATTTACGGTGAGaaggaaggaggaggagaaaggagaagaaggGAAAAGAGATTGAGATAGGGAGAAATGGAAAAGCATTGAAGGAGGAAAGAAACGGAAGGAGGGAGGGAACAGAAGCAGCGAAGAGTAATTGCAGAGCGTGTTGAGAGGGTGCAATTGCATTTAATGGTGGGCGAAGGAGGTGTAATTGCtctagagagagaaggagagcatttatttttatttattttgtttgaatAATTATTAAAGTCATTTGTAGCAGAAATCTTATTTTAAAGGTACATAGtatgataataaattttattttaatatatttaatgtattgaaaatataaaaaaataattttttagttattttgaaaaataattttgagtatatatttaAATAGAGTTTTAACAAATTTTGTGTTATGCgtattggttttgaaaaaaaattattacgttaaaaaatatttgaattttgtaaacatAAGATATATAGCTAGGTTATTTTGTAATATTCTTAAgaatttatttgtttaaataaaaataatgtatttaactacatagaatatatatatatatatatatatatatatatatatatatgtaaagttTTAAGAATCTcaatataacaatttttttttaaaataaaaatgtccgGCACAAT
Coding sequences:
- the LOC112737542 gene encoding homeobox-leucine zipper protein HDG2, with the protein product MFQPNMTEAVGGLHYHHQYHPFDMAQNTTTSESDVPRIREDELFDSATKSGSENLEVEGGGGSGGGGEGGSAGEDQNPRPNKKKRYHRHTQHQIQEMEAFFKECPHPDDKQRKELSRELGLEPLQVKFWFQNKRTQVKTQTERSENSQLRAENEKLRADNMRYREALSNASCPSCGGPTAIGEMSFDEHHLRLENARLREEIDRISAIAAKYVGKPVVNYSNLSPSLPPRPLELGVSGGSGGFGGGSDMYSGGAGDFLRSINGPSEADKPLIIELAVAAMEELVGMAQMGEPLWLTMTSIDGGTSTVLNEDEYVRTFPRGIGPKPAGFRSEASRETAVVIMNHVNLVEILMDVNNWSTMFSGIVSRAITIEVLSTGVAGNYNGALQVMSAELQVPSPLVPTRESYFVRYCKQHVDGSWAVVDVSLDHLRPGLTPRSRRRPSGCLIHEMPNGYSKVTWVEHVEVDDRGVPNLYKQLVNSGHAFGAKRWVATLDRQCERLASAMATNVPTVDVGVITNQEGRKSMLKLAERMVMSFCGGVSASTAHTWTTLNGTGVDDVRVMTRKSVDDPGRPPGIVLSAATSFWLPVPPKTAFDFLRDENSRSEWDILSNGGAVQEMAHIANGRDTGNCVSLLRVNSANSSQSNMLILQESCTDSTGSFVVYAPVDIVAMNVVLNGGDPDYVALLPSGFAILPDGSSGGCGTGIGGETNGPTGGGGGGGGGSLLTVAFQILVDSVPTAKLSLGSVATVNSLISCTVERIKASLSGDPASL